Within Malus domestica chromosome 04, GDT2T_hap1, the genomic segment taAGATACACCTTGAGAAATATATTTTCAAGGGGTTTGCCTTGATGTCTGAGCATGGATTTAGCAATCCAACCATTAGTAGCAATTCCATACTTACTCCTATCAACCTTATGCCACAAAGAGTCAGCTTACAAAGGGTATCTCCACAACGACTTCCCAATAAATGCTTTATTTTTCTCATTAAATTAACCACACCTATGCTCCCTTATCCTTGCTTCTATCCACCAAGTGATCGTTCcttcctcctctctcctctttctccctctcctgcgACCCTAtctttttagatctctttgtctagtttaagtcgtaagatttaaaaaatttaaattgcaaaccaatcaagttttttcgtcttgaagaaaattgttttcaagaaatgttttaagaaatgataaaaaatttaaaataggatacaaaacagcccctaaattCTCAGAGTATCCAACGTGCTATATTTATAAAGACAAATGCTGCAGGGACTTGGTCAAAAAGCGAGTCTCCCCGAACTCTCCCGCCACGTATACTCCCTCTCTAATGCATCAATCCTGTATATGGGCCCCACCATTGTTacgattaaaattaaaattttatttttctctcctCTCCAGCATCTTTTCTTATCACCTCACTGAAAAACTTAACAGCATCTTCTCTTCATCTTCACTGGATTAAAACTCACTTCACCTTCCTCCTCGCTTCTCCTCTGTTTGCATCATGGCAGATGTACCATCACCGCCATCACCGCCATCACCTCAACATGAAGTCCTCCTCCATGAATGTAAAACCCGGAAATTTCCAAATCTGAAAACTCAGATCAATATAGAagaactaatttttccttttgtcttTCTCATCACCAAAATTGCTTTAGGTAGTTAATGAAAGCTAAAATGGGTTTgagcatcatatattaattctttcAATCTTGTGAATTTGagaaatataaattaatattaaaacatTAATGGTGAGATTTGAGACAGCGGCATATCCAAACCGCAGATCTGCTAGATGATGAACCATGAGAAGGTGGAATAGAGAACTGGAATTTTGGCAGCCATGGTTACCAATTCATGGTTTGAGTTTACTGGAATTTTTGCAGGGAATTAATGGTTTTTTTTCCGTCCATcaggaaggagagggagagtgaTGAAGGACAGAGAAATTATGATTTTCAATTGCACTTTTATCtttgaattattttaatagTGCGACCCATGTCTAATTTAATTCAGGACGCATGTATGGAGAGTCTTGCCGGACTCACTTTTGAGTGAATCTGGCTAGCATttctcttttataaaaaaaatctgcaTGGTTTAGAAGGAAAATAAGTCTTCTGGTAAGAGTAACACACCTCAGCCAAGTGAGCTATACGGATTAAGCAGATATTAGGACTAGTAACTATGACATGGCATCAGCAGATTGTTTAAAACAAATTATTTGAAATACGTTTATAGGGTCATGTCTTTAAACACCCCTCCATTGAAAGGTGGATAACCGTCTATCTACTAAAGGGAAGAAGAGTGATTCAATTAGATTCTGGAAAAAAAATCTGATAATAGAAGCAACTGACCAAGTGAAATCGTACCTGTCCAATAACAGCTTCTCCTCCAACATCAGCTACCACAACATCATTAGAACGAATGATCCAGTGCCTCCTATTCAACTGACAAGAGCTGAATGGCATTCCATTAATCACACATCCTTCGGGAAGAAGGGACATGCGGATCGAATAAGAAAATGTATACTTTTCAGAAGTATTTTCAAGATCAGCACACTCTGGGACAAACACAGCAGAAGCACGAACCTAAAACAAAAATCACagtataaatatttatattgcAATTGAAAAGTTAAAGTAGTCATTCATGTAATTGCATTCAGAATTACTGTCAAACAAATCACTGTGACGGACAGTATTTTGTAAGAAGAATGGACAGACCAATAGTGTTTTAGAACAAGTAATATAACTATAATCATGCATAGTAATGTTTAAGAACTTAAAAGTCCCCCATAAAATGAGGGAGGTCGcaagcaaaacaaattttggaTCCAGCTTTCCAGCTCATGTCTGACATGTGAGGTCCCTAAGATATTTTCTATCTGGAAACTATTGGCACCTTCTAACAGCGTAGATATTACCTGCTTATTTATCAAGAAAAGAggtaatgaggaactaaatgtGGGTTTGCTGACTTCAATTCAGGCACAGTAACAATCTACAATCAGGCGATTCTCAATGCAAATGCCCATGATACAAAGTTAAATCTGTTCATTCCAATATACATCAACCACAACATATACTTtccatatttatttgtttttgactAGCCCCAAGAGAgaggaaataaaaggaaatcaTTATGCAAAGGATTGCACACTTTCAAAGACATGTGAATGAAAAAATACACACAATTGACTACCTTTACGCCATTCGTTATAGCAGTGGAACAGAGAGGGGATTCTTCTGGAAACTGACTGATGGTTCTGAAATTTTCTTCTTGACGAAGTTTAATAATGCCATTTTCTAAACGACGGCCATGCTCTTCTAACCAAAGCAGCATGCCATCCTGCTGTTGATCAACATTGCAATCATGAATTGAACTTATCAACGCATCTGGTACGCAAGGAAGCATTTGCCCATCAGTTGGAAGATTTCTGGTACCAACATAGAGTTGACCACTTGTACAGTTCAGGAAAAATAACTTCCCGCTATATGCACAAGAATCCGCCACAACAACATATTCTGATCTACCAGTAAAACCCAGTTTACGTCTGATCTTCATTGTTTCTAAGACTACCTGACGTAAAGGCATCAAATACACAGTTACCAAGTGGTCATAAAATGCATAACCACCTATAAGTCCCAATGGACAGCCAACCAGGctattttgaaaatgtttttccTCAAAAGCTTGACCATTATGAAAACGATAGAGGATCCTTGTTGGAAGAGGAAGTTTCACTTTCAAGATTTTCTCCACCTCTTGTATATCAGCTTCTGATGCACCCTTTTTCAGTGTAGAAACAGCCTCTGGAAAATTAATAGTCAACCAGTTTCTAATTTTGTCCCAGCATCTTTTGACTCGCTTTACAAGCGACCAAGGATACATTTTAAAAGATACACGCCATAGTTGGTAACTTTCCTGAAGAGAGGAGGTGtgttattaaaaataatattatttgacaagatattaaatatataaaaaattcaaaaaggtGTCAACCCTGCTACTCGAAATATGATCCATGAAATCTTCACGGCTACAGAGCTCCATGAAGTGTTAGACAATCATACACACCAAAATAGTGAAGCTGCTAGGAAATGAGCAAAATATGTAATATCATGTTAACACGCCATCACATGCAGCCCCATTCTGCATGTGGAGAGGCAAAGAAATGTAAACAGAGAAAGACATATAAGTACCTCCCCACCCTGCACCTTGAAACCCAAAAAAAGAAGTGGGGAACAGTGTTTAGAGGTTTAGAATCCAGGACCTTCTACAAAtcaaagc encodes:
- the LOC103432750 gene encoding F-box protein SKIP16 (The RefSeq protein has 5 substitutions compared to this genomic sequence) translates to MNLEAVGDLALHIILSKLGAEDSAKAACVSTKLRASASDESLWSLFCARDLHLSQPLDPLGNLAPSFKESYQLWRVTFKMYPWSLVKRVKRCWDKIRNWLTINFPEAVSTLKKGASEADIQEVEKILKVKLPLPTRILYRFHNGQAFEEKHFQNNLVGCPLGLIGGYAFYDQLVTVYLMPLRQVVLETMKIRRKLGFTGRSEYVVVADSCAYSGKLFFLNCTSGQLYVGTRNLPTDGQMLPCVPDALISSIHDCNVDRQQDGMLLWLEEHGRRLENGIIKLRQEENFRTISQFPEESPLCSTAITNGVKVRASAVFVPECADLENTSEKYTFSYSIRMSFLPEGCVINGMPFSSCQLNRRHWIIRSNDVVVADVGGEAVIGQYPLLRPGEEEFVYESYSCLPSSSGSIEGSFTFVPGSLRVPKGGPFEVAVARFPLQLPNYIF